A window of Ictidomys tridecemlineatus isolate mIctTri1 chromosome 15, mIctTri1.hap1, whole genome shotgun sequence contains these coding sequences:
- the Ccdc97 gene encoding coiled-coil domain-containing protein 97 isoform X1 — protein sequence MEAVAAEVATKEPDEGHTEPKPGHWGELAWTPVPSRPEGKVEAAESPPGALDSDISRAENAAVSAMLHAVAASRLPVCSQQQGEPDLTEREKVAILGQLYHEKPLVFLERFRTSLREEHLACFGHLRGDHRADFYCAEVARQGTARPRTLRTRLRNRRYAALRELIQGGEYFSDEQMRFRAPLLYEQYIGQYLTQEELSARAPVPQHPRPGSPGTPACPLSDLLLQSYQERELQQRLLQQQEEEEACLEEEEEEEDSDEEDQRAGKDSETWVPDSEERLILREEFTSRMHQRFLDGKDGDFDYSTVDDNPDFDNLDIVARDEEEKYFDEEEPEDAPSPELDGD from the exons ATGGAGGCTGTGGCGGCGGAGGTGGCGACAAAGGAACCCGATGAAG GCCACACGGAGCCCAAACCTGGGCACTGGGGTGAGCTGGCCTGGACACCAGTCCCATCTAGACCAGAGGGCAAGGTGGAAGCAGCAGAGAGCCCACCAGGGGCCCTGGACAGTGACATCTCCAGGGCTGAGAATGCAGCAGTCAGTGCCATGCTGCATGCTGTGGCTGCCAGCCGCCTGCCTGTGTGCAGCCAGCAGCAGGGTGAGCCCGACTTGACAGAACGTGAGAAGGTGGCCATCCTGGGCCAGCTGTACCATGAGAAGCCACTAGTATTCCTGGAGCGCTTCCGCACAAGCCTCAGAGAGGAGCACCTGGCCTGCTTTGGCCACCTGCGTGGTGACCACCGTGCCGACTTCTACTGTGCTGAGGTGGCCCGGCAGGGCACTGCTAGGCCACGCACCCTGCGAACTCGCCTGCGTAACCGGCGCTATGCTGCACTGCGTGAGCTCATCCAAG GGGGTGAGTACTTCAGTGATGAGCAGATGCGGTTCCGGGCGCCCCTGCTCTATGAGCAGTACATTGGGCAGTACCTCACCCAGGAGGAGCTCAGTGCCCGCGCCCCAGTGCCCCAGCACCCCAGACCTGGCTCCCCTGGCACACCTGCCTGCCCACTCTCCGACCTACTGCTCCAGTCTTACCAGGAGCGAGAGCTGCAGCAGCGGCTGCTCCAgcagcaagaggaggaggaggcctgcctggaggaggaagaagaggaggaagatagTGATGAAGAAG ATCAGAGAGCAGGCAAAGACTCAGAAACCTGGGTACCCGACTCGGAGGAGAGGCTGATCCTACGGGAGGAGTTCACCAGCCGGATGCACCAGCGCTTCCTAGACGGCAAGGATGGGGACTTTGACTACAG CACAGTGGACGACAACCCTGACTTTGACAACTTGGACATTGTGGCACGGGATGAGGAAGAGAAGTACTTTGATGAGGAAGAGCCTGAGGATGCTCCCAGCCCAGAACTGGATGGGGACTGA
- the Ccdc97 gene encoding coiled-coil domain-containing protein 97 isoform X2 encodes MEAVAAEVATKEPDEGHTEPKPGHWGELAWTPVPSRPEGKVEAAESPPGALDSDISRAENAAVSAMLHAVAASRLPVCSQQQGEPDLTEREKVAILGQLYHEKPLVFLERFRTSLREEHLACFGHLRGDHRADFYCAEVARQGTARPRTLRTRLRNRRYAALRELIQGGEYFSDEQMRFRAPLLYEQYIGQYLTQEELSARAPVPQHPRPGSPGTPACPLSDLLLQSYQERELQQRLLQQQEEEEACLEEEEEEEDSDEEDQRAGKDSETWVPDSEERLILREEFTSRMHQRFLDGKDGDFDYSGRQP; translated from the exons ATGGAGGCTGTGGCGGCGGAGGTGGCGACAAAGGAACCCGATGAAG GCCACACGGAGCCCAAACCTGGGCACTGGGGTGAGCTGGCCTGGACACCAGTCCCATCTAGACCAGAGGGCAAGGTGGAAGCAGCAGAGAGCCCACCAGGGGCCCTGGACAGTGACATCTCCAGGGCTGAGAATGCAGCAGTCAGTGCCATGCTGCATGCTGTGGCTGCCAGCCGCCTGCCTGTGTGCAGCCAGCAGCAGGGTGAGCCCGACTTGACAGAACGTGAGAAGGTGGCCATCCTGGGCCAGCTGTACCATGAGAAGCCACTAGTATTCCTGGAGCGCTTCCGCACAAGCCTCAGAGAGGAGCACCTGGCCTGCTTTGGCCACCTGCGTGGTGACCACCGTGCCGACTTCTACTGTGCTGAGGTGGCCCGGCAGGGCACTGCTAGGCCACGCACCCTGCGAACTCGCCTGCGTAACCGGCGCTATGCTGCACTGCGTGAGCTCATCCAAG GGGGTGAGTACTTCAGTGATGAGCAGATGCGGTTCCGGGCGCCCCTGCTCTATGAGCAGTACATTGGGCAGTACCTCACCCAGGAGGAGCTCAGTGCCCGCGCCCCAGTGCCCCAGCACCCCAGACCTGGCTCCCCTGGCACACCTGCCTGCCCACTCTCCGACCTACTGCTCCAGTCTTACCAGGAGCGAGAGCTGCAGCAGCGGCTGCTCCAgcagcaagaggaggaggaggcctgcctggaggaggaagaagaggaggaagatagTGATGAAGAAG ATCAGAGAGCAGGCAAAGACTCAGAAACCTGGGTACCCGACTCGGAGGAGAGGCTGATCCTACGGGAGGAGTTCACCAGCCGGATGCACCAGCGCTTCCTAGACGGCAAGGATGGGGACTTTGACTACAG TGGACGACAACCCTGA